From a region of the Methanobrevibacter sp. V74 genome:
- the cfbC gene encoding Ni-sirohydrochlorin a,c-diamide reductive cyclase ATP-dependent reductase subunit, producing the protein MIKKIAIYGKGGIGKSTTVANLSAVWASDDLNCLVIGCDPKADTTRTLCGKRIPTIVNTLKENRNPEKEELVFSGFKGIQCVESGGPEPGVGCAGRGVIVAMKRLEKLGIFDEDLDVVVYDVLGDVVCGGFSVPLREKYADEVLIVTSGEYMALYAANNIVRGVKKLKGNLSGIVCNCRNVENEEQIVSEFAKKIGTHVIGIVHRSNLIQDAELDAKTVVEKYPESDETQEYKTLASSIMTNEKVSTLEPMSDEDFEKFSKSYLD; encoded by the coding sequence ATGATTAAAAAAATAGCTATTTATGGAAAAGGTGGAATAGGAAAAAGCACTACAGTAGCTAATCTATCTGCTGTGTGGGCAAGTGATGATTTAAACTGTTTAGTCATTGGTTGTGACCCAAAAGCTGATACTACACGTACTTTATGTGGAAAAAGAATTCCGACTATTGTCAATACATTAAAGGAAAATAGGAATCCTGAAAAGGAGGAATTGGTTTTCAGTGGTTTTAAAGGCATTCAGTGTGTTGAAAGTGGCGGACCCGAACCTGGTGTTGGTTGTGCGGGAAGGGGTGTTATAGTGGCCATGAAAAGGCTTGAAAAACTAGGTATTTTTGATGAAGATTTGGATGTTGTTGTATATGATGTATTGGGGGATGTGGTTTGCGGCGGTTTTTCAGTTCCTTTACGTGAAAAATATGCTGATGAAGTTTTAATTGTAACTTCTGGTGAATATATGGCACTTTATGCTGCAAATAATATTGTTCGTGGTGTTAAAAAGCTTAAAGGTAATTTAAGCGGTATTGTTTGCAATTGTAGGAATGTGGAAAATGAAGAGCAAATTGTTAGTGAATTTGCCAAAAAGATAGGAACTCATGTAATTGGAATAGTTCATAGAAGTAATTTAATTCAAGATGCCGAATTGGATGCAAAAACCGTAGTAGAAAAATATCCTGAAAGTGATGAAACACAAGAATACAAGACTCTTGCTTCAAGTATTATGACAAATGAAAAGGTGTCAACTCTCGAACCTATGAGTGATGAAGATTTTGAAAAGTTCTCCAAATCCTACTTAGATTAA
- a CDS encoding HAD family hydrolase: MVKKTYLSLYYPSKKEHSVPFPKSHEILKKLEKQNVILAINSNRFTDSIETFMDKFFGDIDFILIRGHDFDCPSKPDPCGVNKIIKKAGVGLDEILYIGDSNTDIKTAQNARIDCVIVKWGYGNQNDWENEYILECIDDFSPNTQIFLNIN; the protein is encoded by the coding sequence ATGGTTAAAAAAACATATTTGAGCTTATATTATCCTTCAAAAAAAGAACATTCAGTTCCATTTCCCAAAAGTCATGAGATCTTAAAAAAATTAGAAAAGCAAAATGTAATACTGGCTATTAATTCAAATAGATTCACCGATTCGATTGAAACTTTTATGGATAAATTCTTTGGAGATATTGATTTTATTTTAATAAGAGGTCATGATTTTGACTGCCCCTCAAAACCGGATCCTTGTGGAGTTAATAAAATAATTAAAAAAGCTGGTGTTGGTCTGGATGAAATCCTTTATATTGGGGATTCTAATACAGATATAAAAACTGCTCAAAATGCCAGAATCGACTGTGTTATTGTTAAATGGGGTTATGGTAATCAAAATGATTGGGAAAATGAGTATATTTTAGAATGTATTGATGATTTTTCTCCAAATACTCAAATATTTTTAAATATAAATTA
- a CDS encoding 2Fe-2S iron-sulfur cluster-binding protein: MSEITVKIKIDGEFKEFKYSGNLNIPVTTMLDEIGAIVYQCSCLQGLCGSCAMVINSQPKLACQTFLNEEIMIKEYGEITIEPLSKFPVIKDLKVDKSKLHNDLIECEQWLESNSKINQNDIDFEYEMSLCLMCGCCVEACPNYGGGDFVGTPIAVSASKLISQESDSNHIKRLKSKYKDKFFSHCVKSIACEDVCPKGIKTQRAISKMNKKAVWNLWQLISRD, translated from the coding sequence ATGAGTGAAATAACGGTTAAAATTAAAATTGATGGGGAATTCAAGGAATTTAAATATTCTGGCAATTTAAATATTCCAGTTACAACCATGCTTGATGAAATTGGGGCAATAGTATATCAATGCAGTTGTCTTCAAGGTTTATGTGGGTCTTGTGCAATGGTAATTAACTCACAACCAAAATTGGCTTGCCAAACATTTTTAAACGAAGAAATAATGATTAAAGAATATGGAGAAATAACAATAGAACCATTATCAAAATTCCCAGTTATTAAAGACTTAAAAGTTGATAAATCTAAATTGCACAATGATTTAATTGAATGTGAGCAATGGTTGGAAAGTAACTCTAAAATTAATCAAAACGATATTGATTTTGAATATGAAATGTCGTTGTGTTTAATGTGTGGATGTTGTGTTGAAGCCTGTCCGAATTATGGAGGGGGAGATTTTGTTGGAACTCCAATTGCAGTTTCAGCTTCTAAATTAATATCACAAGAATCTGATTCAAATCATATTAAACGTCTAAAAAGTAAATATAAAGATAAATTCTTCTCTCATTGTGTAAAATCCATTGCCTGTGAAGATGTATGTCCTAAAGGAATAAAAACTCAAAGAGCAATATCTAAAATGAATAAAAAAGCTGTCTGGAACTTGTGGCAATTAATCAGCAGGGATTGA
- a CDS encoding methylated-DNA--[protein]-cysteine S-methyltransferase yields MYYSTNYDSPLGEMLIVGDAESIVGVWFYGQKYFKATINEDIIQKDDLTIFKKVINWFDEYFNGNNPEIDFKLNPQGSEFRQKVWKILSEIPYGETLTYGEIASMISPTMSAQAVGGAVGHNPISILIPCHRVVGSNGKLTGYAAGIDKKMELLKLERII; encoded by the coding sequence ATGTATTATTCAACTAATTATGACTCTCCATTAGGGGAAATGTTAATTGTAGGTGACGCTGAATCTATTGTTGGGGTTTGGTTTTATGGTCAAAAATATTTTAAAGCTACAATTAATGAGGACATTATTCAGAAAGATGATTTGACCATATTTAAAAAGGTAATTAATTGGTTTGATGAATATTTCAATGGCAATAATCCCGAAATCGATTTTAAACTAAATCCTCAAGGTAGTGAGTTTAGGCAAAAAGTTTGGAAAATATTATCTGAAATTCCATATGGTGAAACTTTAACATATGGGGAAATTGCATCAATGATTTCTCCAACAATGTCTGCACAAGCTGTCGGGGGTGCAGTTGGTCACAATCCAATATCTATTTTAATCCCATGCCATAGGGTAGTTGGTTCAAATGGAAAATTAACGGGATATGCAGCGGGAATTGATAAAAAAATGGAATTGTTAAAATTAGAAAGAATCATCTAA
- a CDS encoding FAD-binding protein, with protein sequence MNVVVIGSGLAGLTSAIKASDLGANVTLISPTFSESSQSVMAMGGINVALNTKGENDSVDKHYQDTINSGCEINDSKSVLKLTYDASKIVKWLENIGVSFTRDDGNIDLRYFGGQKFARTAYAGARTGKQIVTALTALCRKKEAEDKVKRYVGWRFLSLILDNNQCLGVICINEDTQEIKAFTGSVILASGGLNKLFGKTSGSVLNDGYVTAKALIQGVRLANLEMIQYHPTTVKTPSKRMLITEAARGEGGNLYVNQNGEKYYFMKEWYPEMAELMPRDVVSRSIYKASRGGKNQVYLDISHLSEDTVKIKLDEVYEVCTRYLNIDPTCDAIPVYPGVHYFMGGIKTDENHKTNIEGLFAAGECSCQYHGANRLGGNSLLGAIHGGYIAAQNVVLEEYFNPDVVFNSLKNQIDSFNSWKDSFDGELLSTIEDKLANIMNTSMGIYRNETELYGALKQLDTLNCDVNTNSSYYDYVKIKNLTTLARACILSAIERKESRGAHQREEYLQTKEEYRKITCIDYDGEIKISFEELDE encoded by the coding sequence GTGAATGTTGTTGTTATTGGATCGGGTTTAGCCGGTTTAACATCTGCTATTAAAGCTAGTGATTTAGGTGCAAATGTAACTTTGATTTCACCAACATTCTCTGAATCTAGTCAATCTGTAATGGCAATGGGGGGAATTAATGTTGCACTTAACACCAAAGGTGAAAATGATTCAGTAGATAAACATTATCAAGACACAATCAATAGCGGCTGTGAAATTAACGATTCCAAATCAGTTTTGAAATTAACATATGATGCTTCAAAAATTGTCAAATGGCTGGAAAATATTGGAGTTAGCTTCACTCGTGATGATGGCAACATTGATTTAAGATACTTTGGCGGTCAAAAATTTGCAAGAACTGCTTATGCAGGAGCAAGAACCGGAAAACAAATTGTAACTGCCCTTACAGCATTATGTAGAAAAAAAGAAGCAGAAGATAAAGTTAAAAGGTATGTTGGCTGGAGATTTTTATCTCTAATCTTGGATAATAATCAATGTTTAGGGGTAATTTGTATTAATGAAGACACACAAGAGATTAAGGCTTTTACAGGTTCAGTTATTCTGGCAAGTGGAGGATTGAATAAATTATTTGGAAAAACCTCAGGGTCTGTTTTAAATGATGGATATGTAACGGCAAAAGCATTAATTCAAGGTGTAAGACTAGCTAATCTTGAAATGATACAATACCATCCAACAACTGTTAAAACACCTTCAAAAAGAATGTTAATAACTGAAGCAGCTCGTGGAGAAGGTGGAAACTTATATGTTAATCAAAATGGCGAGAAATACTACTTTATGAAAGAATGGTATCCTGAAATGGCTGAGTTAATGCCAAGGGATGTTGTCTCAAGAAGTATTTACAAGGCATCTCGGGGCGGAAAAAATCAAGTCTACCTGGATATAAGCCATTTAAGTGAAGATACAGTTAAAATCAAATTGGATGAAGTTTATGAGGTTTGCACCCGTTATTTAAATATTGACCCAACTTGTGATGCAATCCCTGTCTATCCTGGGGTTCACTACTTTATGGGAGGTATTAAAACTGATGAAAATCACAAAACCAATATTGAAGGATTATTTGCAGCTGGGGAATGTTCATGTCAGTATCATGGAGCAAATAGATTAGGTGGCAATTCGCTTCTTGGAGCAATCCATGGAGGTTATATTGCAGCTCAAAATGTTGTATTGGAAGAATATTTTAATCCTGATGTTGTTTTTAATTCTCTGAAAAATCAAATTGATTCATTTAATTCATGGAAGGATTCATTTGATGGTGAGTTACTCTCCACAATTGAAGATAAACTTGCAAATATTATGAATACCTCTATGGGAATTTATAGAAATGAAACGGAATTGTATGGGGCTTTAAAGCAATTGGATACTTTAAATTGTGATGTTAATACCAATTCGAGTTATTATGATTATGTGAAAATTAAAAATTTAACTACATTAGCTCGAGCTTGCATACTTTCAGCAATTGAAAGAAAAGAAAGCCGCGGAGCTCATCAAAGGGAAGAATATCTTCAAACTAAAGAGGAATATAGGAAAATAACCTGCATTGACTATGATGGGGAAATAAAAATTTCATTTGAGGAGTTAGATGAGTGA
- a CDS encoding HAD hydrolase-like protein, which produces MKKLAIFDFDGTLMDTVNDVVICFNKALTIHDLPTLTREEYIGVI; this is translated from the coding sequence ATGAAAAAACTTGCTATTTTTGATTTTGATGGAACACTAATGGATACGGTCAACGATGTTGTAATATGTTTTAATAAAGCTTTAACAATTCATGATCTTCCAACTTTAACTCGTGAGGAATATATTGGGGTAATTTAG